A part of Chanodichthys erythropterus isolate Z2021 chromosome 4, ASM2448905v1, whole genome shotgun sequence genomic DNA contains:
- the LOC137018630 gene encoding MADF and BESS domain-containing protein, with amino-acid sequence MLTTMEERLIAAVSDYPELYNSTINSYKDAARKAKAWRAVSLQVEIPEEDCRRRWKSLRDMFIKDKRAEQRRRASGTSHRSWKYSWQMSFLTPFIQSRSLAADEPEEDRDEEDKEEERTADGNSSFGVQDFEGDHGMLDGSSHYSASGSQGPGRKRKWQMEANEDLEDEMFLFSLLPYLRRLPYAKKSAVKLKIHQLLYEAEFK; translated from the exons ATGCTAACAACAATGGAGGAGAGGTTAATAGCAGCGGTGTCCGACTATCCCGAGTTATACAATTCTACaataaattcatataaagacGCTGCTAGAAAAGCCAAAGCATGGAGAGCCGTGAGTCTACAAGTTGAAATACCAG AAGAGGACTGTCGCAGGAGGTGGAAGAGCTTACGGGACATGTTCATCAAAGATAAACGCGCAGAGCAGCGCAGGCGAGCATCAGGGACGTCCCATCGCAGCTGGAAGTACAGTTGGCAGATGTCATTTCTCACGCCTTTCATTCAGTCCAGATCGCTGGCCGCGGACGAGCCCGAGGAGGACCGAGACGAGGAAGACAAGGAAGAGGAGAGGACAGCGGACGGAAACTCGTCGTTTGGCGTCCAGGACTTTGAAGGGGATCACGGGATGCTGGACGGATCCTCGCATTATTCTGCGTCGGGATCGCAGGGACCGGGTCGCAagagaaaatggcagatggaggcCAATGAGGACTTGGAGGACGAGATGTTCTTGTTTAGTTTACTGCCGTATCTGAGACGGCTGCCTTACGCTAAGAAGAGCGCAGTCAAGTTAAAAATCCACCAGCTGTTGTATGAGGCAGAGTTTAAGTGA
- the LOC137018631 gene encoding protein FAM177A1 — translation MHAVEPRGDVKPRQVIHFSSGEILTEDDSEEEEEQHQLHQAPSASDQKNWTWRDYSRFWGTQIFRTSLRFCDFLGEKMAGLLGLNAAKYQYAVDQYHREHKNETEGEVLSSSTSVNEESINLSKIVSKQYGATHVEQQTLKETLQYKGEQNEGYTSNE, via the exons ATGCATGCAGTC GAGCCGAGGGGAGACGTCAAACCCCGACAGGTGATTCATTTCTCTAGTGGAGAGATTCTGACAGAGGATGACagtgaggaagaggaggaacaACATCAGCTTCATCAAGCGCCCAGTGCTTCTGACCAG AAAAACTGGACATGGAGGGATTATTCTCGGTTTTGGGGAACGCAGATTTTCAGAACGTCTTTGAGAT TTTGTGATTTTCTTGGAGAGAAAATGGCTGGTTTACTGGGACTGAATGCTGCCAAATATCAGTATGCTGTTGACCAGTATCACAGAGAACATAAG AATGAAACGGAAGGAGAGGTTTTGTCTTCAAGCACCAGCGTGAATGAGGAGAGCATTAATCTGTCAAAAATAGTGAGCAAACAGTATGGAGCCACACATGTAGAGCAACAAACCCTGAAAGAAACACTACAATATAAAGGAGAGCAGAATGAAGGATACACTTCTAATGAATAA
- the brox gene encoding BRO1 domain-containing protein BROX, giving the protein MTHWFHRNPLKSTAPVSFNLYGVASSPAANKICNDLRTSRARLLDMFTDATCTPEIMKKSSDEYFALLQGFILPLDGTTQENKLRFIQNFKWTDTLQGNIPSAQQDAVFELVSMAFNVAIWYTKFASRLAGKENITEDEAKDVHKSLKTAAGIFKTLKETHIPRLITPAEKGRDLEPRVIDTYIVQSQAEAQEVTIARAIELKHNASLIAALAFETANFYQKADHTLNTLDPECSSKWKKYLQLKQHFYMAYAHCYHGQTLLAGDKCGEAIRSLQEAEKCYSRAEALCKEYRQMKGPGSTAKPSEQLFFKKLGSFIKNTLEKCQRENGFIYFHKVPAEAPALELKASYGLAEPTPFELPALSAQCTPEVYATFDLTRGPKDDKAKAKHDEEIKPVKEPDLKPQKDTGCVVS; this is encoded by the exons ATGACTCACTGGTTCCACCGAAACCCTCTGAAATCCACAGCGCCCGTGTCCTTCAACCTGTACGGCGTGGCGTCCAGCCCCGCTGCCAATAAGATCTGCAA TGACCTGAGAACGTCACGGGCCAGACTGCTGGACATGTTCACAGATGCCACATGTACACCAGAGATTATGAAGAAATCCAGTGATGAATATTTCGCTCTTTTACAGg GATTCATTCTGCCGCTGGATGGCACCACACAAGAGAACAAGCTCCGGTTCATCCAGAACTTCAAATGGACCGACACTTTACAGGGAAATATCCCAAG TGCTCAGCAGGATGCGGTTTTTGAGTTGGTGTCTATGGCGTTTAATGTCGCCATCTGGTACACCAAGTTTGCCTCAAGACTGGCTGGAAAGGAGAA catCACAGAGGACGAGGCCAAAGACGTTCACAAGAGTTTGAAAACCGCCGCTGGAATATTTAAAACCCTCAAG GAGACTCATATTCCTCGACTCATCACTCCAGCAGAGAAGGGCCGAGACCTGGAGCCCCGAGTCATCGACACCTACATTGTGCAGAGTCAGGCCGAGGCTCAGGAGG tgACCATTGCCAGAGCCATCGAGCTGAAGCACAACGCCTCCCTCATCGCAGCGCTGGCATTCGAGACCGCAAACTTCTACCAAAAGGCCG ATCACACTCTGAACACTTTGGATCCAGAATGCAGCAGTAAATGGAAGAAATACCTGCAGCTGAAGCAGCACTTCTACATGGCTTAT GCGCACTGCTATCATGGACAGACTCTTCTTGCGGGTGATAAATGTGGAGAAGCCATAAGATCCCTGCAGGAGGCTGAGAAAT GTTACTCGCGCGCTGAAGCCTTGTGTAAAGAGTACCGTCAGATGAAGGGTCCCGGCAGCACCGCCAAACCCTCGGAGCAGCTCTTCTTTAAGAAACTGGGCTCCTTCATCAAAAACACCCTGGAGAAATGCCAGAGAGAAAACGGCTTCAT TTACTTTCATAaggttcctgctgaagctccTGCTCTGGAGTTGAAGGCTAGTTATGGATTGGCTGAACCGACTCCATTCGAGCTCCCGGCTCTCAGCGCTCAGTGCACACCTGAAGTCTACGCCACCTTTGACCTTACCAGAGGACCGAAAGATGACAAG GCAAAAGCGAAGCATGACGAGGAGATCAAGCCAGTGAAGGAGCCGGATCTGAAGCCGCAGAAAGACACGGGCTGCGTCGTCTCTTAA